The following nucleotide sequence is from Pseudomonas sp. RC10.
GGCAGGCAGCTCTTCCAGCGTCTTCGCGCCCAGGGTCGATTCCGACCAGCCAGGCACCTGCTCGTACACCGGCTCCAAACCGATGTAGCTGTCGGCGTCGGTCGGCGCTTCGATGACGGCGCCATTTTCGTTCTTGTAACCCACGCAAATGTTGATGGTTTCAAGACCGTCCAGGACGTCCAGCTTGGTCAGGCAGATGCCCGAGATGCTGTTGACGTCAATGGCGCGACGCAGGATGACGGCGTCGAACCAGCCGCAACGACGGGCACGGCCGGTAGTCGCGCCGAACTCATGACCGCGCTTGGCCAGAAAAGCACCGACGTCGTCGAAGAGTTCGGTCGGGAACGGACCGGAACCCACACGCGTGGTGTACGCCTTGGTGATGCCCAAGATGTAGTCGATGAACATCGGACCGACACCCGAACCAGTGGCAATACCGCCAGCAGTGGTGTTCGAGCTGGTCACGTACGGGTAGGTACCGTGGTCGATGTCCAGCAACGAACCTTGAGCGCCTTCGAACATGATGTCTTTGCCAGCGCGACGCATTTCATGCAGCGCGGCGGTGACGTCCAGCATCATTGGTTTGAGCTGTTCGGCGTATTCCATGCACTCGTCGAGTGTCTTCTGGAAGTCGATGGCTGGCTCTTTGTAGTAATTGACCAGCACGAAGTTGTGGTAATCCAGCAACTCGCCCAGCTTGGCGGCGAAGCGCTCGCGGTGGAACAGGTCGCCGATGCGCAGGCCGCGACGGGCCACCTTGTCTTCGTAAGCCGGGCCGATGCCACGACCGGTGGTGCCGATCTTGTGCTCGCCGCGGGCTTTCTCGCGGGCCTGATCCAGCGCAACGTGGTAGGACAGGATCAGCGGGCAGGACGGGCTGATGCGCAAACGCTCGCGCACCGGAATGCCCTTCTCTTCCAGCTTGGTGATTTCACGCATGAGCGCGTCAGGTGCCACGACCACACCGTTACCGATCAGGCACTGCACGCCTTCGCGCAGTACACCGGACGGAATCAGGTGCAGAACGGTTTTCTCGCCATCGATCACCAGGGTGTGACCGGCGTTGTGGCCGCCTTGATAGCGAACTACCGCGGTAGCATGTTCGGTCAGCAGATCAACGATCTTGCCTTTGCCCTCATCACCCCATTGGGTGCCCAGGACTACGACATTCTTACCCATAACACTTGTCCTCATTCACGCAAACTGGGTGCCGGCTGCCGCCGACTGGAAAACTCAAGAGGCCAGCGGCAGTACCTGCCAATGCTCGCCGTGCTGAATCAATTGCCGATCGCAATCGGCTTCTTTCGCTGCCGCGACCGATTGGCCAGGCAATGCCTGAACCACGCGCTGACCTTCGCTGCGCAGTTGGCAGACGGTCTGCCAGAGTGCGGCGTCGGTGCTGTCAGGCATCCAGATACCGCCAGACGGTAGCTCGATCGGCGCCTGCCCCAGCGTGACCAGGGTTTTCAAATCGGTGGAGAAACCCGTTGCCGGACGCGCACGCCCGAAATCGGCACCGATGTCATCGTAACGACCGCCTTGGGCGATCGACTGGCCGACACCCGGCACGAACACCGCAAACACCACACCCGTATGGTAGTGATAGCCGCGAAGCTCGCCGAGGTCGAAGTACAACGGCAAATCAGGGAAACGAGCCGACAGACGTTCGGCGATTTCCACGAGGTCGTCCAACGCCTCGATGACCGGCGCAGGTGCCTTGGCCAGACGCTCGCGGGCAGCAGCCAGCACATCGCGGCCACCGCACAGATCCACCAGGGCCCGCAACATGGCGGCCAGATCAGTTGGCAGGTTCTCGGTCAGCGTGATGACTTCGTCGATGGCTTTGCGCTGCAAAGCATCAAAAAGCTGTTGCTCGACTTCACCCGACAACCCTGCCGCACGGGCCAGACCGCGATAAATGCCAACATGGCCCAAGTCCATGTGGACGTCAGGCACATCCGCGAGCTTAAGCATAGCCAGCATCAGGCTGATCACTTCGACGTCGCTGCTCGGACTGGCATCGCCGTACAACTCGGCGCCCAGTTGAATCGGGCTGCGCGAGGACGACAGGGCGCGGGGCTGGGCATGCAGCACGCTACCGGCGTAGCACAGACGGCTCGGGCCTTCGCGGCGCAGGGTATGCGCGTCGATGCGGGCGACCTGAGGCGTGATGTCCGCCCGGAAGCCCATTTGCCGACCCGACTGCGGATCGACCACTTTAAAGGTGCGCAGATCCAGATCCTGGCCAGCACCTGTGAGCAGTGATTCAAGGTATTCGATGTGCGGGGTAACGACGAACTCATAGCCCCAGCTCTGAAACAGATCCAACACCTGACGACGCGCCACTTCTATGCGCGCAGCTTCCGGCGGCAGTACTTCTTCGATGCCATCCGGCAGCAGCCAGCGGTCAACCGTTGCCATTACGCCTTTCCCCTATGATCCGGGCGGCCAACCCTTGGGCAAGCCTTGAGTGAAGCAGACAGCGCCTGCGAACCCTGTACGGGGATTCGTTATCCCTATACAAAGCGAGCCGCAACTTGAGCGGCACTGTCCTCGAAAAAACTGCCGCGCACGAAATACGCCACGGCCAATCAATCGTGTAGACGCAAAAAAGCCGGGAATTTCCCGGCTGCCGCATCATACACACGTTTTGCCGCGTGATCACCCCGCCGAGCCGTTTTGCCGCCCGGCGGAGTCATCGATCACGGTGTGCGATTACGGTTTGGCTTTCTCCAGATAGCGAAAGAATTCGCTGCCCGGATCAAGCACCATCACGTCGCTTTTGTTGGCGAAGCTTTCACGGTAGGCACGCAGGCTACGGTAGAACGCATAGAACTCCTGATCCTGCCCGTAGGCCTTGGAGTAGATGGCAGCGGCTTGTGCATCGCCATCACCGCGTGCCTCTTCAGACTCACGATAGGCTTCGGCCAGCAACACGCGGCGTTGACGATCGGCGTCAGCACGAATGCCTTCAGCCAACTCGTTACCCTTGGCGCGGTGCTCGCGAGCTTCACGCTCACGTTCGGTGCTCATCCGCTCGAATACGCTGCGGTTCACTTCCTTCGGCAAGTCGATGGCCTTGACCCGGACGTCGATGACTTCGATGCCCAGTTCTTTTTCGGCCATCCTGTTCAGCGAAGCGGTGATGTCAGCCATCAGCGCGTCACGCTCGCCCGACACAGCTTCGTGCAGGGTGCGCTTGCCGAACTGATCACGCAGACCCGACTCCAGACGACGGGACAGACGCTCGTCGGCGATCTGCTTCAAGCCCGATGTCGCGGTGTAGAAACGCTCAGCGTCCTTCACGCGCCACTTGGCGTAGGCATCGACCATCACGGCTTTCTTTTCCAGCGTCAGGAAGCGCTGAGTCGGCGCATCCAGCGTCAACAGACGGCCGTCGAACTTGCGCACCTGGTTCACATAGGGAACCTTCACGTGCAGGCCCGGCGGAACATCCGCCTGAACCACACGACCGAATTGCAGCAACACAGCACGCTCGGTCTGAGCGACGATGTAGAAGCTGTTCCAGGCGACAACCGCCAGCACGACACAGACAATCAGGGCGACCAGAGATTTATTGCTCATCAGCGAGTCTCCCTAGTGCGCGTGTCGCGTTGCTGTTGCAGATCCGCAGCCCGAGAGCCCGGGTCCACAGCAGTGGCCGAAGCCCCGCTCGACGACGATGTCGAACCGTTACGACTGCTTTCGATCATTTTGTCCAATGGCAGGTAAAGCAGGTTGTTCTGACCCTTGTCGCCGGTCACGAGCACCTTGCTGGTGTTGCTGAAGACTTCTTGCATGGTGTCCAGGTACAGGCGTTCGCGAGTGACTTCCGGCGCCTTGCGGTACTCGGCGACCAATTTGGTGAAGCGGTCAGCCTCACCCTTGGCACGCGAGACGACTTCGTCGCGGTAACCATTGGCGTCTTCGACGATGCGCTGGGCCTGACCACGGGCTTCGGGAATCACACCGTTGGCGTAGGTTTCGGCCTGGTTACGCGAACGCTGCTCGTCTTCACGGGCACGAATCACGTCATCAAAGGCTTCCTGAACTTCACGGGGCGCGGCTGCGCTCTGCACGTTCACCTGGGTCACGGTAATACCGGTGCGATAGGTGTCGAGGAAACGCTGAAGGCGGTCCTTGATCTCGCTGGCCATCAGCTCACGGCCTTCGGTCAGCACCTGGTCCATGGCAGTCGAACCGACCACATGACGCAGAGCACTTTCGGTAGCGTGTTGCAGGCTGACTTCAGGCTGATCGACGTTCAGCACGAAATCCTGCAGGTTGGTGATCTTGTACTGCACGGTCAGCGGCACTTCGACGATGTTCTCGTCTTCGGTGAGCATCTGGCCCTGCTTGCTGTACGCACGCTCGCGGGTCACGTTTTCGAGGTACTTGCGATCGAACGGCGGGAAATAGATGTTCAAACCCGAACCGACGGTTTCGTAGTATTTGCCGAAACGCAGAACGACCGCCTGCTCTTGCTCGTCCACCACATAAATCGCGTTGTACAGCCAAATCGCGAGCAGCACGACGAGGCCGATGCCGAGCAGGCCAAAACCACCGCCTTTGCCCGAACCACCGCCACTGCCGCCGCCGTCACTACTGCGTTTCTTACCACCACCGAACAACCCATTCAGGCTTTCCTGCAGCTTTCGGAAGGCCTCGTCGAGATCTGGTGGCCCCTTGCGGTCGCCGCCCTTGCGCTTACCACCCCAAGGATCCTGATTATTCGAGTTGCCACCCGGCTCATTCCAAGCCATAGCGCTCTCCATCTGATAAAGCAAAGACGCGCCCGCGGCGCGCCGACCAATGCTACAGAATGCCCATCAAAGCAGCACAACCGCTTCTTCAGGCTTTTATTGCAAAGTGTGTTGCTCGATGAATTCCAGCGGCTGCAGTCCTTCGCGACTCACCAGGCGATTGAATTCAATTCGGGGTAAACGTACCGCTAACAGGCTTTGACCTTCTTCGTCGTGCTCTTCACTCTGCACCGCGCCGAGTTGGAAGAACTGGGCACGAAGCCGGGCGAAGCGTTGCGACAAACACAGCGTGCCAACGAACAGGTCGCTTCCCAAGAGCTCGGCCACGGCCTGTTTGATCAAGTCCAGACCGCGACCGTCACGAGCAGAGACCCAGACACGCTGAGGCTTGCCGTCGGGATCGCGCTGGATCTGAGGCTCGACACCCTCAAGCAAATCGAGTTTGTTATAGACCTCCAGTATCGGCAAGTCTTGAGCACCGATCTCGCCCAGCACCGCCATGACCTGTTCGATCTGCTCCAGGCGATCCGGCTCATGCGCATCGATCACATGCAGCAGAAGGTCCGAGTTGCTCGACTCTTCGAGCGTCGCCCTGAAAGCCTCAACCAGCTTGTGTGGCAGGTGACGAATGAACCCCACCGTATCGGCAAGCACGATCGGCCCCAAATCGTCGATTTCCAGACGGCGCAGGGTTGGGTCAAGTGTGGCGAATAACTGATCAGCAGCGTAGACGTCGGAATGGGTCACTGCATTGAACAACGTCGATTTACCGGCGTTGGTGTAGCCCACGATGGAAACGGTCGGAATGTCGGCACGGGAACGGCCGCGACGGGCCTGATCACGCTGACTGCGTACCTTTTCCAGACGGCTCTTGATTTGACGCAGACGCACCCGCAGCAGACGACGGTCCGTCTCCAGCTGGGTTTCACCCGGGCCGCGCAGACCGATACCACCGCCCTGACGCTCAAGGTGAGTCCACCCACGGACCAGGCGCGTACTCATGTGTTCAAGCTGCGCCAACTCGACCTGCAACTTACCTTCATGGGTTCGTGCGCGCTGGGCGAAGATGTCGAGAATCAAACCCGTACGGTCAAGCACGCGACACTCGAAAACGCGTTCGAGGTTACGTTCCTGACTGGGTGTAAGGACATGATTAAAAATGACGATATCTGTTTTTTCGGCGTGGACCAGGTCGCGTAACTCCTCGACCTTGCCGCTGCCTACCAGATATTTGGCCGTGGGCCGATGCCGTGGCACGTTGATGAACGCAACGATATCGGCACCCGCCGAAAGGGCCAACTCCCGGAACTCCTGCGGATCTTCGCGCGCCTCAGGGTCCTGGCCATCCAAATGAACGAGGATTGCCCGCTCACCACCACCGTGGCGCTCAAAGAACAAGGCAGACTCCTATCAGGCGTTACCTGGCTCAGCATCACCCTGTTCGGATTCGGTAGCGCTAGGCAGACGAATTGGACGAACTGGAACGACGGTAGAGATGGCGTGCTTGTAAACCATTTGGCTGACAGTGTTCTTCAGCAAAATAACGAACTGGTCGAAGGACTCGATGGTGCCTTGCAGCTTGATACCGTTGACCAGATAGATCGAAACCCCAACCTTTTCTTTACGCAAAGTGTTCAGGTAAGGGTCTTGTAGCGAATGCCCTTTTGACATGTGCCGCACTCCTTTAAGGATCAATAGAATAAATTCGAAAACATTGGCTTGGGCCGTTACCCCCCAAGGATAGACGGCTATTGCAAGGACTCAGCTCAATATGGAGACCGATCCCAGGTATTTCAAGGTGCGTGGCAGATTGTCGCAAGCCAGGCTGTCCAACCAGTGTAAATTTTCCCAGCTTCGTAACCAGGTGAACTGTCTCTTGGCCAATTGGCGCGTGGCGATGATGCCGCGTTCCTGCATCTCGTCCCGCGTCAGCTTGCCGTCGAGATGGTCCCAGACCTGGCGATACCCTACAGCTCGTATAGACGGTAAATTCGAGTGCAGGTCACCCCTCGAACGTAACGCTACGACTTCTTCAACGAATCCTTCATCAAGCATTTGCCTGAAACGCAATGCGATCCGGTCATGCAGTACCTTGCGATCCTGCGGAGCGATCGCGAGATTTGCGACAGTATAGGGCAATTGATGTCGCCCCGAACCGCCAGCTTGAGCAGTTTGCGCACTTTGTTGCTCACGGTGTGCGGTCATGCTCATACCACTGACCCGGTAAACCTCAAGCGCTCTCATCAGCCGCTGTGGGTCATTGGGATGAATCCTCGCCGCCGACACCGGATCGACGCTTGCCAACTCATCGTGCAACGCCTGCCAGCCGCGGCTGGCCGCTTCGGCTTCAAGTTGCGCCCGGACCTCTGCGTCAGCCGCGGGCATGTCGGCCAGGCCCTCTAATAGAGCCTTGAAATACAACATGGTGCCACCGACCAGCAGGGGAATTTTTCCTTTGCGGGTGATTTCA
It contains:
- a CDS encoding adenylosuccinate synthase, with the translated sequence MGKNVVVLGTQWGDEGKGKIVDLLTEHATAVVRYQGGHNAGHTLVIDGEKTVLHLIPSGVLREGVQCLIGNGVVVAPDALMREITKLEEKGIPVRERLRISPSCPLILSYHVALDQAREKARGEHKIGTTGRGIGPAYEDKVARRGLRIGDLFHRERFAAKLGELLDYHNFVLVNYYKEPAIDFQKTLDECMEYAEQLKPMMLDVTAALHEMRRAGKDIMFEGAQGSLLDIDHGTYPYVTSSNTTAGGIATGSGVGPMFIDYILGITKAYTTRVGSGPFPTELFDDVGAFLAKRGHEFGATTGRARRCGWFDAVILRRAIDVNSISGICLTKLDVLDGLETINICVGYKNENGAVIEAPTDADSYIGLEPVYEQVPGWSESTLGAKTLEELPANARAYIKRLEELVGAPIDIISTGPDRNETIVLRHPFG
- a CDS encoding ATP phosphoribosyltransferase regulatory subunit; translation: MATVDRWLLPDGIEEVLPPEAARIEVARRQVLDLFQSWGYEFVVTPHIEYLESLLTGAGQDLDLRTFKVVDPQSGRQMGFRADITPQVARIDAHTLRREGPSRLCYAGSVLHAQPRALSSSRSPIQLGAELYGDASPSSDVEVISLMLAMLKLADVPDVHMDLGHVGIYRGLARAAGLSGEVEQQLFDALQRKAIDEVITLTENLPTDLAAMLRALVDLCGGRDVLAAARERLAKAPAPVIEALDDLVEIAERLSARFPDLPLYFDLGELRGYHYHTGVVFAVFVPGVGQSIAQGGRYDDIGADFGRARPATGFSTDLKTLVTLGQAPIELPSGGIWMPDSTDAALWQTVCQLRSEGQRVVQALPGQSVAAAKEADCDRQLIQHGEHWQVLPLAS
- the hflC gene encoding protease modulator HflC, producing the protein MSNKSLVALIVCVVLAVVAWNSFYIVAQTERAVLLQFGRVVQADVPPGLHVKVPYVNQVRKFDGRLLTLDAPTQRFLTLEKKAVMVDAYAKWRVKDAERFYTATSGLKQIADERLSRRLESGLRDQFGKRTLHEAVSGERDALMADITASLNRMAEKELGIEVIDVRVKAIDLPKEVNRSVFERMSTEREREAREHRAKGNELAEGIRADADRQRRVLLAEAYRESEEARGDGDAQAAAIYSKAYGQDQEFYAFYRSLRAYRESFANKSDVMVLDPGSEFFRYLEKAKP
- the hflK gene encoding FtsH protease activity modulator HflK, translated to MAWNEPGGNSNNQDPWGGKRKGGDRKGPPDLDEAFRKLQESLNGLFGGGKKRSSDGGGSGGGSGKGGGFGLLGIGLVVLLAIWLYNAIYVVDEQEQAVVLRFGKYYETVGSGLNIYFPPFDRKYLENVTRERAYSKQGQMLTEDENIVEVPLTVQYKITNLQDFVLNVDQPEVSLQHATESALRHVVGSTAMDQVLTEGRELMASEIKDRLQRFLDTYRTGITVTQVNVQSAAAPREVQEAFDDVIRAREDEQRSRNQAETYANGVIPEARGQAQRIVEDANGYRDEVVSRAKGEADRFTKLVAEYRKAPEVTRERLYLDTMQEVFSNTSKVLVTGDKGQNNLLYLPLDKMIESSRNGSTSSSSGASATAVDPGSRAADLQQQRDTRTRETR
- the hflX gene encoding ribosome rescue GTPase HflX, yielding MFFERHGGGERAILVHLDGQDPEAREDPQEFRELALSAGADIVAFINVPRHRPTAKYLVGSGKVEELRDLVHAEKTDIVIFNHVLTPSQERNLERVFECRVLDRTGLILDIFAQRARTHEGKLQVELAQLEHMSTRLVRGWTHLERQGGGIGLRGPGETQLETDRRLLRVRLRQIKSRLEKVRSQRDQARRGRSRADIPTVSIVGYTNAGKSTLFNAVTHSDVYAADQLFATLDPTLRRLEIDDLGPIVLADTVGFIRHLPHKLVEAFRATLEESSNSDLLLHVIDAHEPDRLEQIEQVMAVLGEIGAQDLPILEVYNKLDLLEGVEPQIQRDPDGKPQRVWVSARDGRGLDLIKQAVAELLGSDLFVGTLCLSQRFARLRAQFFQLGAVQSEEHDEEGQSLLAVRLPRIEFNRLVSREGLQPLEFIEQHTLQ
- the hfq gene encoding RNA chaperone Hfq, giving the protein MSKGHSLQDPYLNTLRKEKVGVSIYLVNGIKLQGTIESFDQFVILLKNTVSQMVYKHAISTVVPVRPIRLPSATESEQGDAEPGNA
- the miaA gene encoding tRNA (adenosine(37)-N6)-dimethylallyltransferase MiaA, producing the protein MSAFPPAIFLMGPTAAGKTDLAIELTKVLPCELISVDSALVYRGMDIGTAKPSKALLDKYPHRLIDILDPSESYSAADFRTDALEAMAEITRKGKIPLLVGGTMLYFKALLEGLADMPAADAEVRAQLEAEAASRGWQALHDELASVDPVSAARIHPNDPQRLMRALEVYRVSGMSMTAHREQQSAQTAQAGGSGRHQLPYTVANLAIAPQDRKVLHDRIALRFRQMLDEGFVEEVVALRSRGDLHSNLPSIRAVGYRQVWDHLDGKLTRDEMQERGIIATRQLAKRQFTWLRSWENLHWLDSLACDNLPRTLKYLGSVSILS